One Microbacter margulisiae genomic window carries:
- the tgt gene encoding tRNA guanosine(34) transglycosylase Tgt: MKFELQHIDTKTNARAGVITTDHGTIETPIFMPVGTAGSVKAVHQRELAEDIKAQIILGNTYHLYLRPGLNILEQAGGLHRFNGWTRPILTDSGGFQVFSLSENRKLKEEGAHFRSHIDGSKHLFTPENVVDIQRIIGADIMMAFDECTPGTADYDYAKKSMELTHRWLERGLRRFSDSDPKYGYLQAFFPIVQGCVYPDLRRQSAEFIAKQNQAGNAIGGLAVGEPTEKMYEMIEVVNEILPKDRPRYLMGVGTPANILEAIERGVDMFDCVMPTRNGRNGMIFTSNGIMNMKNEKWKSDFSPLDAAGTSYVDSFYSKAYVRHLFVSQEFLAMQIASIHNLAFYLNLVKEARQHIMEGDFANWKARMVKQTMQRL; the protein is encoded by the coding sequence ATGAAATTTGAGCTACAGCATATTGACACTAAGACGAATGCCCGTGCCGGTGTTATCACTACCGATCATGGGACGATAGAAACTCCTATTTTTATGCCTGTAGGAACGGCAGGATCGGTGAAAGCGGTGCATCAACGAGAACTGGCAGAGGATATTAAAGCCCAAATCATTCTGGGGAATACCTACCATTTGTATCTTCGTCCCGGCTTGAATATTTTGGAACAGGCAGGAGGTTTGCATCGTTTCAATGGCTGGACGAGGCCTATTTTGACCGATAGCGGTGGATTTCAGGTCTTTTCATTGTCGGAGAACCGGAAACTAAAAGAGGAAGGAGCCCATTTCCGATCACATATTGATGGGTCTAAACATCTGTTTACTCCCGAAAATGTGGTTGATATACAGCGCATTATAGGAGCAGATATTATGATGGCATTTGACGAATGTACGCCCGGAACAGCTGACTATGATTATGCCAAGAAGTCGATGGAGTTGACTCATCGCTGGCTGGAAAGAGGCCTCCGCCGGTTTTCGGATTCTGATCCTAAATATGGCTATTTGCAAGCTTTCTTCCCTATAGTACAAGGATGTGTTTATCCGGATTTGAGGAGACAGTCGGCTGAATTTATTGCTAAACAAAATCAGGCAGGGAATGCCATCGGGGGATTGGCAGTGGGTGAGCCAACTGAAAAAATGTATGAGATGATTGAGGTGGTGAATGAGATTTTGCCTAAAGACCGTCCGCGTTACCTGATGGGGGTAGGGACTCCGGCCAATATTCTGGAAGCCATAGAGCGGGGGGTTGACATGTTCGATTGTGTCATGCCTACCCGGAATGGACGTAATGGCATGATTTTTACTTCAAACGGTATTATGAACATGAAAAATGAGAAGTGGAAGTCAGATTTTTCCCCGTTGGATGCAGCAGGAACATCTTATGTAGATTCTTTTTATAGCAAAGCGTATGTGCGGCATCTGTTTGTGAGTCAGGAATTTTTGGCAATGCAGATTGCTTCGATCCACAACCTGGCTTTTTATCTGAATTTGGTGAAGGAAGCTCGACAACATATTATGGAAGGGGATTTTGCAAACTGGAAAGCCAGGATGGTGAAACAAACCATGCAACGGTTATGA
- a CDS encoding AMP-dependent synthetase/ligase: MKKTIIDLFEEAVEKYPLNSFLFEKKDTVFQETTYLETRDLVYQLGAGLVAFGVTKGDHAALLSEGRNLWIITELAMFYAGAANIPLSVKLEESNDLIFRIQHAEVRYLFVSGNQLPKIRAIKNQLPLLKHIVVLDELPTYEDKELSVKQLFEMGTHHLKNTDINNFLAIGQSITNDDIATITYTSGTTAEPKGVMLTHRNYTANVEQSLTLLDIPETWRTFIILPLDHCFAHVVGFYIFMTSGAGVATVQVGKTPLETLKNIPINIKEIRPHLILSVPALAKNFRKNIENGVRAQGRTIDTLFHCALKVAYLYHQRGASTKKLWHKMLYPFVKLFDKLLFSKLREAFGGNLQFFIGGGALLDIELQQFYYALGIPMFQGYGLSEATPVISSNGPDSHLLGSSGKVVKPLDLKIIDTQNKELHDGEVGEIVIRGENVMAGYWKNIESTREVLQDGWLKTGDMGYMSSEGFLYVLGRFKSLLIGNDGEKYSPEGIEEALVSNSHLIDQVFLYNNQYAYTVALIVANREALKRQVRHNAASIEGKQEAIQLILQDINKFRAGGVHAGMFPERWLPATFAILAEPFTEQNRMINSTMKVARGEVESVYKETFDFLYTPEGKIATNDRNMEAVFGSAS, translated from the coding sequence ATGAAAAAAACTATTATAGATCTTTTCGAAGAAGCCGTCGAGAAATATCCCTTGAATTCCTTTTTGTTTGAAAAAAAAGATACTGTTTTTCAGGAAACCACCTATCTTGAAACCCGTGATTTGGTGTATCAGCTTGGAGCCGGGTTGGTTGCTTTTGGCGTAACCAAAGGCGATCATGCTGCATTATTGTCTGAAGGCCGTAATTTATGGATTATCACTGAATTGGCTATGTTTTATGCTGGAGCTGCTAACATTCCATTATCAGTCAAACTTGAAGAAAGTAATGATTTGATTTTCAGAATACAGCATGCTGAGGTTCGTTATTTGTTTGTTTCCGGGAATCAGTTGCCAAAAATCCGCGCTATAAAGAATCAATTGCCTTTGCTAAAACACATTGTTGTGCTGGATGAACTTCCAACCTATGAAGACAAAGAACTTTCTGTTAAACAATTGTTTGAAATGGGTACCCATCATTTGAAGAATACCGATATAAATAATTTTCTGGCTATTGGTCAGTCAATAACCAATGATGATATTGCTACGATAACCTACACATCTGGAACAACGGCTGAACCGAAGGGCGTGATGTTGACCCACAGAAATTATACGGCAAATGTTGAGCAATCGTTGACGTTATTGGATATTCCTGAGACTTGGAGAACATTCATTATTTTACCGCTGGATCATTGTTTTGCTCATGTCGTTGGTTTTTATATATTTATGACTTCTGGCGCTGGTGTAGCGACTGTTCAGGTTGGCAAAACACCTCTGGAAACATTGAAAAACATCCCGATTAACATTAAAGAGATAAGACCGCATCTGATTTTAAGTGTTCCCGCTTTGGCAAAGAATTTTCGCAAAAACATAGAGAATGGGGTCCGGGCTCAGGGAAGAACTATTGATACTTTATTTCATTGTGCACTCAAGGTTGCCTACCTTTATCATCAACGTGGAGCCTCCACAAAAAAGTTGTGGCATAAGATGTTATATCCTTTCGTGAAGCTATTTGACAAACTACTTTTTTCCAAACTTCGTGAAGCTTTTGGTGGTAATTTGCAGTTTTTTATCGGTGGTGGAGCTTTGTTGGATATTGAATTACAGCAGTTCTACTATGCTCTTGGAATTCCTATGTTTCAAGGGTATGGACTTTCGGAAGCCACTCCTGTCATCTCATCGAATGGTCCTGACAGTCATCTTTTGGGCTCATCAGGGAAAGTAGTGAAACCTTTGGATTTGAAAATTATTGATACTCAAAACAAAGAATTACATGATGGCGAAGTTGGCGAAATTGTTATCCGTGGAGAGAATGTGATGGCCGGCTATTGGAAAAATATTGAATCAACACGGGAGGTGTTGCAAGACGGATGGTTGAAGACAGGTGATATGGGATATATGAGCTCTGAGGGTTTTTTGTACGTTTTAGGACGATTTAAAAGCCTTTTAATTGGTAATGACGGAGAAAAATATAGTCCCGAAGGCATAGAGGAGGCTCTGGTTTCTAATTCACATCTAATTGATCAGGTGTTTTTGTATAACAATCAATATGCGTACACTGTTGCATTGATTGTGGCGAACCGGGAGGCGCTTAAGCGACAGGTGAGACACAATGCAGCAAGCATTGAGGGAAAGCAGGAAGCAATTCAACTGATTTTGCAGGATATAAATAAGTTCAGGGCGGGGGGCGTGCATGCCGGAATGTTTCCTGAGCGATGGCTTCCTGCTACGTTTGCTATTCTTGCTGAACCGTTCACAGAACAGAACCGGATGATTAACAGTACCATGAAAGTGGCGCGTGGCGAAGTGGAATCGGTTTATAAGGAAACATTCGATTTTTTGTATACGCCTGAAGGGAAAATTGCTACGAATGACCGCAATATGGAGGCTGTGTTCGGGTCGGCTTCTTAA
- a CDS encoding patatin-like phospholipase family protein translates to MKRIIGFVVALWLFVTPWVNAQPYQVGVCLSGGGALGFAHIGVLEALRESGIYPQVISGTSMGAVVGVFYAAGYSPQNILEIVQHEKMYRTSNIIRFHIGKNATGFSDHVPLLNVLKKYIPYDNYDSLSMPFYSCATNLTTGNIEYTSHGDNLRERVAASSSIPGIFEAVKIDSCYYVDGGVLNNLPAQPIRPLCKVLISVVVSPFTPNSKIKNISDVLHDVLKVMSKNNSAPGIKMSDYVIYVNIDPRLDMFSFKNYKNIYFAGYNIGKRFIADHPDLLKYATQKPKVTTPVLKDTIGDEQ, encoded by the coding sequence ATGAAACGAATTATTGGTTTTGTAGTTGCATTGTGGTTGTTTGTAACGCCATGGGTTAATGCTCAACCTTACCAAGTCGGAGTGTGTTTGAGCGGAGGTGGAGCTCTTGGTTTTGCGCATATTGGTGTTTTGGAAGCTTTGCGTGAGAGTGGCATTTATCCGCAGGTTATTTCAGGAACGAGTATGGGGGCTGTGGTTGGTGTTTTTTATGCAGCAGGATATTCTCCTCAAAATATTTTAGAAATAGTCCAGCATGAAAAAATGTACAGGACAAGTAACATTATTCGTTTTCATATTGGCAAAAATGCAACTGGCTTTTCTGACCACGTCCCGTTGCTCAATGTGTTGAAGAAATATATTCCTTACGATAATTACGATAGTTTATCAATGCCGTTTTATTCCTGTGCCACCAATTTAACTACAGGTAATATTGAATATACCTCGCATGGAGACAATTTGCGCGAACGTGTTGCTGCTTCTTCATCTATTCCTGGTATTTTTGAGGCTGTAAAGATTGATTCTTGCTATTATGTTGATGGTGGTGTGTTGAATAACTTACCGGCACAACCGATTCGCCCTTTGTGTAAAGTTTTGATTTCTGTTGTAGTGAGCCCATTTACTCCCAATTCTAAGATTAAAAATATTTCTGATGTTTTACATGATGTACTGAAAGTAATGTCCAAAAATAATTCCGCACCAGGTATAAAAATGTCTGATTATGTGATATATGTGAATATTGATCCACGCTTGGATATGTTTAGTTTCAAGAACTATAAGAATATTTATTTTGCTGGGTATAACATTGGAAAACGGTTTATTGCCGATCATCCTGACCTATTAAAATACGCCACTCAGAAACCAAAAGTTACAACTCCTGTTTTGAAAGATACAATTGGGGATGAACAATAG
- a CDS encoding efflux RND transporter periplasmic adaptor subunit — MKKLLAKSYIRTSLFVIAGIVLGWLLFHHSAPSPVKTEQTQSHPQKTIWTCAMHPQIRMDHPGKCPICGMTLIPLSQVTNVVDSNAVVMTPDAVQLANIQTSVVMRGNAVKELHLYGKIVPDEQLVQTLPAFVSGRIERLNLNFTGESVAKGEPIASIYSPDLVTAQKELLEAAKMQKNYPNLLPAAKEKLKEWKLTDNQIARIESSGQIKNNIEVISPISGVVLDKKVNVGDYVSTGEPLYEIANLSRVWVLFDAYENDLPWLKVGDIISFTTESMPGETFRGRISFIDPVVNPDTRTASVRVEVENPGDNLKPGMFVTGDSRSVLSGNNELIIPQSAVLWTGTRSLVYIKTPDAADPAFVMREITLGPSVNNGYVVLAGLNEGDTIVTNGTFSVDAAAQLAGKPNMMSSDIKSTKKSPGMAAMPGM, encoded by the coding sequence ATGAAAAAACTACTGGCAAAATCATATATTAGGACCTCGCTTTTTGTCATAGCAGGCATAGTGCTGGGATGGTTGCTGTTTCACCATTCGGCACCTTCTCCGGTCAAAACGGAACAAACACAAAGTCATCCCCAAAAAACAATCTGGACATGTGCCATGCACCCCCAGATAAGGATGGATCATCCGGGTAAATGTCCTATTTGCGGGATGACACTAATACCGCTCAGTCAGGTAACAAATGTGGTGGATTCAAATGCCGTCGTTATGACACCGGATGCTGTTCAGTTGGCAAACATCCAGACATCGGTAGTGATGCGCGGAAATGCAGTTAAAGAATTACACTTGTATGGGAAAATCGTCCCCGACGAACAATTGGTACAAACATTACCGGCTTTTGTATCGGGGAGAATCGAAAGGTTAAACCTCAATTTCACAGGCGAATCAGTGGCGAAAGGCGAACCCATAGCATCCATTTATTCCCCTGATCTGGTTACCGCCCAGAAAGAACTACTGGAAGCCGCTAAAATGCAAAAAAATTACCCCAATCTTTTACCGGCAGCAAAAGAAAAACTGAAAGAGTGGAAGCTGACGGATAATCAAATTGCCCGCATCGAATCCTCCGGGCAAATCAAAAACAATATTGAAGTTATATCTCCCATCTCAGGAGTCGTGCTCGATAAAAAAGTCAATGTGGGGGATTATGTATCTACAGGAGAACCACTTTACGAAATAGCAAATCTATCCAGAGTCTGGGTCTTGTTTGATGCCTACGAAAATGATCTGCCATGGTTAAAGGTTGGGGATATCATCTCGTTTACCACAGAGTCCATGCCGGGAGAAACATTCCGGGGAAGAATCTCATTTATCGATCCGGTGGTCAATCCCGACACCCGCACTGCCAGCGTCAGGGTCGAAGTAGAAAATCCAGGGGATAATCTTAAACCGGGAATGTTTGTTACCGGAGATTCACGCTCTGTCTTGTCAGGAAACAATGAGCTGATTATTCCTCAGTCGGCAGTCCTTTGGACGGGGACACGCTCTCTGGTCTACATCAAAACTCCTGACGCCGCTGACCCGGCATTCGTGATGCGCGAAATAACACTTGGCCCTTCTGTCAATAATGGATACGTGGTGTTAGCCGGTCTAAACGAAGGAGATACAATTGTCACCAACGGAACGTTCAGTGTTGATGCCGCCGCCCAACTGGCAGGCAAGCCCAACATGATGAGTTCAGACATAAAATCAACGAAGAAATCCCCTGGGATGGCAGCAATGCCCGGTATGTAA
- the mtaB gene encoding tRNA (N(6)-L-threonylcarbamoyladenosine(37)-C(2))-methylthiotransferase MtaB gives MIDQSQFYDKKMAFFTLGCRLNFAETSTIGRQLAEAGFRKVKAGEKADICVINTCTVTDLADKKSRQAIHRLIRQHPSAFIVVTGCYAQLKPEEVSSLEGVDLVLGANEKFDILHYVDSLEKRSTAEIQHIDSDQLQSFFPSLSHDDRTRFFLKVQDGCDYQCSYCTIPKARGHSRNGTIADTVALARKAAEEGAQEIVLTGVNIGDFGRSTSESFFDLIRALDEVEGIVRYRIGSVEPNLLTHEIIAFVATSKRFAPHFHIPLQSGSNHVLGLMRRRYQRELFEEKVQEIKRLLPNAFIGVDVIVGMNGETEADFEDAMEFIRRLPVSQLHVFTYSERLNTKALEIADTLPQAVRKQRSDRMHALSDEKLNIFYKENIGSQAVVLWEANHKGEMMTGFTENYLHIAAPYDRSRINTLEQVILSDFTESLTANGWIGFQVTR, from the coding sequence ATGATTGACCAATCACAGTTTTATGATAAGAAGATGGCATTCTTCACGTTAGGATGCCGGTTGAATTTTGCAGAAACGTCGACTATCGGCAGGCAACTGGCCGAAGCGGGTTTTCGAAAGGTGAAAGCAGGAGAGAAGGCTGACATTTGTGTGATTAACACATGTACGGTGACGGACCTGGCAGATAAAAAGTCGAGGCAGGCAATTCATCGCCTTATCCGACAACATCCGTCAGCTTTTATTGTGGTGACAGGATGTTATGCACAGCTTAAACCCGAAGAGGTCAGCTCGCTGGAAGGGGTTGACCTGGTGCTGGGGGCAAATGAGAAATTTGATATTTTACATTATGTTGATTCGCTTGAAAAAAGATCAACAGCTGAAATACAGCATATCGACAGTGATCAACTGCAATCTTTTTTCCCTTCTCTTTCTCACGATGACCGTACGCGTTTTTTCCTGAAGGTGCAGGATGGATGCGATTATCAATGCAGTTATTGTACGATTCCGAAGGCACGAGGCCATAGTCGTAACGGGACGATTGCCGACACGGTGGCTCTTGCCCGGAAGGCTGCGGAGGAAGGGGCGCAGGAAATTGTACTTACAGGCGTGAATATTGGAGATTTCGGCAGATCGACATCCGAATCGTTTTTTGATTTGATTCGTGCGCTGGATGAAGTGGAAGGGATTGTCAGGTACCGGATTGGCAGTGTAGAACCGAATCTTTTGACGCATGAAATCATTGCGTTTGTGGCAACATCCAAACGATTTGCTCCGCATTTTCATATTCCGCTGCAATCGGGGAGCAACCATGTGTTGGGGTTGATGCGACGAAGGTATCAGCGGGAACTTTTTGAAGAGAAAGTTCAAGAGATCAAGCGATTGCTACCCAATGCCTTTATAGGCGTGGATGTGATAGTGGGTATGAATGGAGAGACCGAAGCCGATTTTGAGGATGCTATGGAATTTATCCGGCGATTACCTGTTTCGCAGCTCCATGTTTTTACTTATTCAGAACGATTGAATACGAAGGCTTTGGAAATAGCAGATACTCTTCCACAGGCTGTCCGCAAACAACGTAGCGACCGAATGCATGCCCTTTCTGACGAGAAACTGAACATATTTTACAAGGAGAATATAGGATCCCAAGCAGTTGTGTTATGGGAAGCCAATCACAAAGGGGAGATGATGACCGGGTTCACTGAGAATTATTTGCATATTGCCGCTCCTTATGACCGGTCTAGAATAAATACATTAGAGCAGGTGATTCTGTCTGATTTCACCGAATCATTAACGGCGAATGGGTGGATTGGATTTCAGGTTACCCGTTAA
- a CDS encoding TolC family protein, with the protein MKKILLILSGIFAVWAVNAQANEDSLSSYIHKAAILNPQVQSAYDSYRAALAKVPQMDALPDPQMTIGYFFSPMQLLGGNERADVRLMQMFPWFGTLKAAKDEASKMAVARYEAFRQIGLQKVYQVKKSWYNLYKINEEITLTEDNIKLMNSLEQLALTGFQAPDGKTATSMSSQKGNGSQMNTSGMGNTNTNDLVDVLRVKMVIRDLTTKLALLQDEQTTERIQFNSLLNRNAKSFVYLPDTLTRASIPLQFANGLDNIYQNNPTLKMLTAEQNAYAAQQRKVTKMGYPILGLGLDYMIIDKRAGNTSMMNGQDMVMPMFSITLPIYRSKYKHMVKEAKFNQLSAQEAETNARNQLQVQYAQATTALNDAERRITLNQGQIDLAQRTADLLTTSFASSNATADYDELLRVEQQLLDYRLKLVEAVTDQNTAVAMLDNLMAIGQ; encoded by the coding sequence ATGAAGAAGATTCTTTTAATACTCTCCGGGATATTTGCTGTTTGGGCCGTAAATGCACAGGCAAACGAAGACTCATTGTCCAGTTACATTCATAAGGCAGCCATCCTGAATCCACAGGTGCAGTCGGCTTACGATAGCTACAGGGCGGCGCTGGCAAAAGTTCCCCAAATGGACGCTTTGCCTGATCCGCAAATGACAATTGGTTACTTTTTCTCACCCATGCAGCTGCTCGGTGGAAATGAACGCGCAGACGTCAGGCTAATGCAAATGTTCCCATGGTTCGGGACACTAAAAGCTGCTAAAGATGAAGCATCGAAAATGGCTGTGGCTCGTTATGAAGCATTCAGGCAGATAGGACTGCAAAAGGTTTATCAGGTCAAAAAATCGTGGTACAATTTATACAAAATCAATGAGGAAATAACACTAACAGAAGATAATATCAAACTAATGAACTCCTTGGAGCAACTGGCTTTAACCGGATTCCAGGCACCGGATGGTAAAACGGCAACATCCATGTCATCCCAAAAAGGAAACGGTTCACAGATGAACACATCGGGTATGGGCAATACCAATACGAATGATCTGGTGGATGTTCTTCGCGTAAAAATGGTCATTCGCGATCTGACAACCAAACTTGCGCTGTTGCAGGACGAACAGACTACAGAAAGAATTCAGTTTAATAGTCTCCTGAACAGAAACGCTAAATCTTTCGTTTATCTCCCCGACACATTGACCCGCGCATCGATTCCACTGCAATTTGCCAATGGATTGGACAATATCTATCAGAACAATCCAACGTTGAAAATGTTGACAGCTGAACAAAATGCATATGCCGCCCAACAGCGCAAAGTGACAAAAATGGGCTATCCAATACTTGGATTAGGACTCGATTATATGATTATCGATAAAAGGGCAGGAAACACATCCATGATGAACGGACAGGACATGGTTATGCCTATGTTCAGCATCACTTTGCCAATCTACAGAAGCAAATACAAACACATGGTCAAAGAAGCTAAATTCAATCAGTTATCAGCACAGGAAGCAGAAACAAATGCCCGGAATCAACTTCAGGTGCAATATGCGCAGGCTACAACTGCATTAAATGACGCGGAAAGACGTATCACTCTCAATCAGGGGCAAATCGATCTGGCACAACGAACAGCAGACCTGTTGACAACAAGCTTTGCCTCTTCAAATGCTACAGCCGATTACGACGAGTTGCTCCGGGTGGAACAGCAATTACTCGACTACAGGCTGAAACTCGTAGAAGCAGTAACCGATCAAAACACAGCAGTAGCCATGCTCGACAACCTGATGGCAATCGGGCAATAA